A portion of the Natronococcus sp. AD-5 genome contains these proteins:
- a CDS encoding GNAT family N-acetyltransferase, producing the protein MEYELLGWPPDGPKLRLDHERFSYAGKFVMTNTGKAVARDERGTVVAAVAFNEDRTDEKTLWLRYVTVARDRRGDGIGPELVRHVRDRAAERGYDRLRIAVNNPFAYEALYRAGFGYTGETTGIAELILEYPTPADESSDDSSRRDRYRAGLEEFRDRDLSSEEVAFLESRVGRGPPERDRATSDRPRDG; encoded by the coding sequence GTGGAGTACGAACTGCTGGGGTGGCCGCCCGACGGACCGAAACTGCGTCTCGACCACGAGCGGTTCAGCTACGCCGGGAAGTTCGTTATGACGAACACGGGGAAGGCGGTCGCTCGAGACGAACGCGGAACGGTCGTCGCGGCCGTCGCGTTCAACGAGGACCGGACGGACGAGAAGACCCTCTGGCTGCGCTACGTCACCGTCGCTCGAGACCGTCGCGGCGACGGAATCGGCCCGGAGCTCGTCCGCCACGTCCGCGATCGGGCCGCCGAGCGGGGGTACGACCGGCTCCGCATCGCGGTCAACAACCCGTTCGCCTACGAGGCGCTCTACCGGGCCGGCTTCGGCTACACCGGCGAGACGACCGGAATCGCCGAACTGATCCTCGAGTACCCCACACCCGCCGACGAGTCGAGCGACGACTCCTCGAGACGCGACCGCTACCGGGCCGGCCTCGAGGAGTTTCGCGACCGCGACCTCTCGAGCGAGGAAGTGGCATTCCTCGAGTCGAGAGTCGGCCGCGGACCCCCGGAACGGGATCGCGCGACGAGCGACCGGCCACGTGACGGGTGA
- a CDS encoding class I SAM-dependent methyltransferase — translation MDRRTAVRETYDRIASHFASTREYAWPEVERFVREHEAPARGGSVGLDLGCGNCRHAELLADAGLERVVGLDVSRGLLEAGRERALEREFDVSLVQADAATLPLADDVVDLAVYVATLHHLPTRAARRDSLDELARVLAPGGRALVSAWSTAHDRFDETEGIDTTVEWTLPGGDTVGRFYHIYAPDEFDADLEASDLELVECELSSGNCYATVAGSEPDAEI, via the coding sequence ATGGACCGCCGAACCGCCGTCCGGGAGACGTACGACCGCATCGCGAGTCACTTCGCCTCGACGCGCGAGTACGCCTGGCCCGAAGTCGAGCGCTTCGTCCGGGAGCACGAGGCGCCCGCTCGCGGCGGCTCCGTCGGTCTCGATCTCGGCTGTGGCAACTGCCGCCACGCCGAACTGCTGGCCGATGCGGGCCTCGAGCGCGTCGTCGGCCTCGACGTGAGTCGCGGACTGCTCGAGGCGGGCCGAGAACGAGCGCTCGAGCGCGAGTTCGACGTGTCGCTGGTCCAGGCTGATGCCGCGACCCTCCCGCTGGCCGACGACGTCGTCGACCTCGCCGTCTACGTCGCGACGCTGCACCACCTGCCGACGCGGGCAGCCCGCCGTGACAGCCTCGACGAACTCGCTCGCGTGCTCGCCCCCGGCGGACGGGCGCTCGTCAGCGCCTGGTCGACCGCCCACGACCGCTTCGACGAGACGGAGGGGATCGACACGACGGTCGAGTGGACCCTTCCCGGCGGCGACACCGTCGGTCGCTTCTACCACATCTACGCGCCCGACGAGTTCGACGCCGACCTCGAGGCGAGCGACCTCGAACTGGTCGAGTGTGAGCTCTCGAGCGGGAACTGTTACGCGACGGTGGCCGGTTCGGAGCCCGACGCCGAGATCTGA
- a CDS encoding ABC transporter ATP-binding protein, with translation MGNGQLLTTAADETRRESPSAQSAGDIVLELEDVAKRYGDETVISDLSLSVRDGEILTLLGPSGCGKTTTLRLIAGLEKPNGGGIRLQNDPVAGNGRFVPAEDRGIGVVFQEFALFPHLTARENVAFGLQDWSEPKREARVAELLELAGLEAHGDDYPDELSGGQQQRIALARSLAPEPEMLLLDEPFSNLDVDLRVEMREEVRRIIKQAGVTAISVTHDQEEAMSISDRVAVMNDGSIEQIDTPERVFQQPESRFVAGFLGHASFLSGAVRGDHVDTALGRVLRDDVNGLAEQYDGTTVDLLVRPDDVTAFPAEDADTDADGTVVYRRYLGPTVLYRVELDTGETIECMHNHSDRIGLDERVAVRVTADHELAWFPAGQRTRNPSVASD, from the coding sequence ATGGGGAACGGACAACTGCTCACGACGGCGGCCGACGAAACGCGGCGGGAGTCTCCGTCCGCGCAATCGGCGGGCGACATCGTCCTCGAACTCGAGGACGTCGCGAAACGGTACGGCGACGAGACCGTGATCTCGGACCTCTCGCTCTCCGTCCGCGACGGCGAAATTCTCACGCTGCTCGGCCCGTCCGGCTGCGGGAAGACGACGACCCTGCGGCTCATCGCCGGACTCGAGAAACCGAACGGCGGCGGCATTCGCCTCCAGAACGATCCCGTCGCGGGGAACGGTCGGTTCGTCCCCGCGGAGGACCGCGGTATCGGAGTCGTCTTTCAAGAATTCGCCCTGTTTCCGCACCTCACGGCCCGGGAGAACGTCGCCTTCGGTCTCCAGGACTGGTCCGAGCCGAAGCGCGAGGCCCGCGTCGCCGAACTGCTCGAACTCGCCGGGCTCGAAGCGCACGGCGACGACTACCCGGACGAACTCTCGGGCGGGCAACAGCAGCGGATCGCGCTCGCCCGGTCGCTCGCCCCCGAACCGGAGATGCTCCTGCTCGACGAACCCTTCTCGAACCTGGACGTCGATCTGCGCGTCGAGATGCGCGAGGAAGTTCGCCGGATCATCAAGCAAGCGGGCGTCACCGCCATCTCCGTCACGCACGACCAGGAGGAGGCGATGTCGATCTCCGACCGCGTCGCCGTGATGAACGACGGCAGCATCGAACAGATCGACACCCCCGAGCGGGTCTTCCAGCAGCCCGAGTCGCGGTTCGTCGCGGGCTTTCTGGGTCACGCCAGCTTCCTCTCGGGGGCCGTTCGCGGCGACCACGTCGACACCGCCCTCGGGCGGGTGCTCCGCGACGACGTCAACGGGCTCGCCGAACAGTACGACGGCACCACCGTCGACCTGCTCGTCAGGCCGGACGACGTGACCGCCTTCCCGGCCGAAGACGCCGACACGGACGCCGACGGCACGGTCGTCTATCGACGCTACCTCGGCCCGACCGTCCTCTACCGCGTCGAACTCGACACCGGCGAGACCATCGAGTGCATGCACAACCACTCCGACCGGATCGGCCTGGACGAACGGGTCGCCGTTCGCGTCACCGCCGACCACGAACTCGCCTGGTTCCCGGCCGGCCAGCGGACCAGAAACCCGTCGGTCGCTTCGGACTGA
- a CDS encoding DUF7527 domain-containing protein, translating to MDSRTQERVEQWDSRPFSGGYDGLRNLVDSDFSGAVTASGSWLFLLNGRIVGTVDGAVEDFENESGTIYEAPHPSLPLLCTMEERGGETRAKYYTNETSLREVDETLRDGSFTGYIELSENVLSGDYYAVYYGGRRMAAAYIGSAERLLTGDEAFERAADEVGIYEVIDVEIDVTDVPGAADSTSDSAATESTDETDEPDEIDAQFDSATSDGEAPNHAAGITAADESDARQETTTGITDATPDSATPNAQTEDHAPDRERERDDPVESPTDSDTADSPTSSADSNGESAPTRAASGATDSTTDGDDSTASDADASAAESAQTDSSPDPEAVEEAARKLDQQDIDWVDDESDGDEQPDDDELEERFEQEEQWRETRSIPSIDPENTETRDSTSQASDSGSASREDAAGSRTGSESTQSAPSKPEKERSSRAQEPDAASNSADGDRRAKARQQLEQLEKQRNALRTKVRELEAERDQIRSKNRELSSTVDQLRSRIETLETELERARAAGATERERTGGAQLSRQEALSKTNLFVRYASKSQPTLETAHEGGADRSEVESNLRLEYHTQFDETDAVVDGDPYEDALTSSMEYQFVDWFTSVVLYEIRDTGHADALGDLYDAIPRIDRAELHASISLEDDETEDVPDRVGFDVVAYDKMGNPLLVANLNDSREPASQRMLEEMEEAASAVKANYLDLAAAIVVTSSYFEPGALEVVERATSGGFLSRGSRLSYVNLSRKQGYHLCLAESRSEGFHMNVPEL from the coding sequence ATGGACTCGCGCACGCAAGAGCGCGTCGAACAATGGGATTCTCGACCCTTCAGCGGCGGGTACGACGGGCTCCGAAATCTCGTTGATTCCGACTTTTCGGGCGCCGTTACCGCGTCTGGATCCTGGCTCTTTCTGCTCAATGGGCGCATCGTCGGCACCGTCGACGGTGCCGTCGAGGACTTCGAGAACGAATCGGGAACCATCTACGAGGCACCGCACCCCTCGCTACCGCTGCTCTGTACGATGGAGGAACGGGGAGGCGAGACGAGGGCGAAGTACTACACGAACGAGACCTCGCTCCGCGAGGTCGACGAGACGCTCCGGGACGGTTCGTTTACCGGCTACATCGAGTTGAGCGAGAACGTTCTCAGCGGAGACTACTACGCCGTCTACTACGGCGGCCGGCGGATGGCCGCCGCCTACATCGGCAGCGCCGAGCGGTTGCTCACCGGCGACGAAGCGTTCGAGCGCGCAGCCGACGAGGTCGGAATATACGAGGTCATCGACGTCGAAATCGACGTCACGGACGTTCCCGGCGCGGCCGATTCCACTTCCGACTCGGCGGCGACCGAGTCGACCGACGAGACCGACGAACCGGACGAGATCGACGCTCAATTCGACTCGGCGACGTCCGACGGCGAGGCACCGAACCACGCCGCTGGAATCACCGCGGCCGACGAGTCCGACGCGCGTCAGGAGACGACGACGGGGATCACCGACGCCACCCCCGACAGCGCGACGCCGAACGCGCAGACGGAAGACCACGCGCCGGATCGAGAACGCGAGCGGGACGATCCCGTCGAGTCGCCGACCGATTCCGACACCGCCGACTCGCCGACCTCGAGTGCGGACTCGAACGGTGAATCGGCGCCGACGCGGGCCGCCTCCGGCGCTACCGATTCGACGACTGACGGCGACGATTCGACGGCGTCGGATGCCGACGCGAGCGCTGCCGAGAGCGCGCAGACGGATTCGTCGCCGGACCCCGAAGCGGTCGAGGAAGCGGCCAGAAAACTCGATCAGCAGGACATCGACTGGGTCGACGACGAGTCCGACGGCGACGAGCAGCCGGACGACGACGAACTCGAGGAACGGTTCGAGCAGGAAGAGCAGTGGCGCGAGACGCGCAGCATTCCGTCGATCGATCCGGAGAACACGGAGACGAGAGACTCGACGTCCCAGGCGAGTGACTCGGGCTCAGCAAGTCGGGAGGACGCTGCCGGAAGCCGAACCGGGTCGGAATCGACGCAGTCGGCGCCGTCGAAACCCGAGAAGGAACGCTCGAGTCGGGCACAGGAGCCGGACGCCGCGTCGAATTCGGCGGACGGTGATCGGCGCGCGAAGGCGCGCCAGCAACTCGAGCAACTCGAGAAACAACGGAACGCGCTCCGGACGAAAGTCCGGGAGCTCGAGGCCGAACGCGACCAAATCCGCTCGAAGAACCGGGAGTTATCGTCGACCGTCGACCAACTCCGGTCGCGCATCGAGACGCTCGAGACGGAACTCGAGCGGGCCCGCGCGGCCGGCGCGACGGAACGCGAGCGCACCGGAGGCGCGCAACTGTCGCGCCAGGAGGCGCTGTCCAAGACGAACCTCTTCGTCCGGTACGCCTCGAAGAGTCAGCCGACCCTCGAGACGGCCCACGAGGGCGGCGCCGACCGCAGCGAAGTCGAATCGAACCTGCGCCTCGAATACCACACCCAGTTCGACGAGACCGACGCCGTCGTCGACGGCGATCCCTACGAGGACGCGCTCACCTCGTCGATGGAGTACCAGTTCGTCGACTGGTTCACGTCGGTCGTCCTCTACGAGATTCGGGACACCGGCCACGCCGACGCGCTGGGCGACCTCTACGACGCGATCCCTCGAATCGATCGCGCCGAGCTCCACGCGTCGATCTCGCTCGAGGACGACGAGACGGAAGACGTGCCGGATCGCGTCGGCTTCGACGTCGTCGCCTACGACAAGATGGGGAACCCGCTGCTCGTCGCGAACTTGAACGACTCCAGGGAGCCGGCCTCACAGCGGATGCTCGAAGAGATGGAGGAAGCTGCGTCGGCGGTCAAGGCGAACTACCTCGACCTCGCGGCGGCGATCGTCGTCACCTCGAGTTACTTCGAACCGGGGGCGCTCGAGGTCGTCGAGCGGGCGACCAGCGGCGGATTCCTCAGCCGCGGCTCGCGGCTGAGCTACGTCAACCTCTCGCGAAAGCAGGGGTACCACCTCTGTCTGGCCGAGTCGCGTTCGGAGGGGTTCCACATGAACGTCCCCGAACTGTAG
- a CDS encoding DUF5793 family protein, translating into MRREHFTLDVCNVDWVETDGEPAKPSVSINCTGPATDLRERLTGPDGEVLEGNETDAALRLQGSLDADTDGVVSLANRTTGEFVLELNEEADNVLKFIRAARGYGEEEPDDEGRYEIEILLDGDEFVSYDKQTFLVYDEEGNLLRKHSLIPSGIEL; encoded by the coding sequence ATGAGGCGCGAGCACTTCACGCTAGATGTCTGCAACGTCGACTGGGTTGAAACCGATGGCGAACCAGCGAAGCCGTCGGTATCGATCAACTGCACCGGCCCAGCGACGGACCTTCGCGAGCGCCTGACGGGCCCCGACGGCGAGGTTCTCGAGGGAAACGAGACCGACGCCGCGCTGCGACTGCAGGGGTCGCTCGACGCGGATACCGACGGGGTCGTAAGCCTGGCCAACCGAACCACTGGCGAGTTCGTCCTCGAACTCAACGAGGAGGCCGACAACGTCCTGAAGTTCATCCGGGCCGCCCGCGGCTACGGGGAGGAGGAACCCGACGACGAGGGACGGTACGAGATCGAGATCCTGCTCGACGGCGACGAGTTCGTCAGTTACGATAAGCAGACGTTCCTCGTCTACGACGAGGAGGGGAACCTCCTCCGGAAACACAGCCTGATTCCGAGCGGTATCGAACTGTAA
- a CDS encoding UPF0058 family protein has protein sequence MHKDELLELHQELVVIMEYFSEREEVDEDLFEPYRQLDVDPSHVHKSKSEHKHAVFVLGNALAKAMSEDEFSSAGRIGKRMKELAEDAESKI, from the coding sequence ATGCATAAAGACGAACTTCTCGAGCTCCACCAAGAACTCGTCGTTATCATGGAATACTTTTCGGAGCGCGAGGAGGTCGACGAGGATCTGTTCGAGCCGTACCGCCAGCTCGACGTCGACCCCTCGCACGTCCACAAATCGAAGAGCGAACACAAACACGCCGTCTTCGTCCTCGGCAACGCCCTCGCGAAAGCGATGAGCGAAGACGAGTTCTCGAGCGCCGGCCGAATCGGCAAGCGCATGAAGGAACTGGCCGAGGACGCCGAGTCGAAAATCTAG
- a CDS encoding DUF7344 domain-containing protein, translated as MDDKRSAPDRSRADRDTIDDAFSVLRDQDRRYALYFLLEHETASLEEIADVVTGWTRASEYGMAGRNTRDRVHADLLHRHVPAMVAADVVGYDEETDTLSFAPCPPATRSFVRLACLAETDS; from the coding sequence ATGGATGACAAACGGTCCGCCCCGGATCGATCCCGCGCCGATCGGGACACGATCGACGACGCGTTCTCCGTGCTCCGAGACCAGGATCGTCGGTACGCGCTGTACTTTCTGCTGGAGCACGAGACCGCGTCGCTAGAGGAGATCGCCGACGTCGTCACCGGCTGGACGCGAGCGTCGGAGTACGGGATGGCCGGCCGGAATACCCGGGACCGGGTCCACGCGGATCTACTGCACCGACACGTTCCAGCGATGGTAGCGGCCGACGTCGTCGGGTACGACGAGGAGACGGATACCCTCTCGTTCGCCCCGTGTCCGCCGGCGACGCGATCGTTCGTTCGACTGGCCTGTCTCGCCGAAACGGATTCCTGA
- a CDS encoding sensor histidine kinase: protein MPPNRFQNTVDQLGTLISGLDTCDTIDDVYDHAVLAAENLIEFDAAIICTVEGGRFEPRAVNVDRLVPADPLPTGDGIAGKTLEEGRTVVVDDLETESAAVPASETFRSALSIPLGRDGIIQFHSRERAAFSAVDRQLGELLVAIVTNVRARITYEAELGRQRDRFAALFENIPDAALQYRIEDGTQLVDAVNSSFIRTFGYDATEVVDEPIEKLLVPDDERAEPELTYAMDAGRRTDIEVVRETSAGSRLFLLRNVPVATGDGTTRGYLIYTDLTELKDRERELERKNERLDRFASIVSHDLRNPLNVANGYLKLAMGRRPSDELEEIERAHDRMDRLIDDVLTLARDGETDGFEQVSLEAAARQAWANVSTESAILEIGPDRLIEADRGRLLQLFENLFRNSVEHGSTSPASHTQQDAVEHGGSDVRIRVESLPNGFAVADDGPGIPPGERDAVFESGYTTGRDNTGLGLVIVRQISEVHGWTVDLTAGEAGGARFEFTDRSPDRGAELDIDDGASEVRR, encoded by the coding sequence ATGCCACCGAATCGATTCCAGAACACCGTCGATCAGCTCGGAACTCTCATCTCCGGCCTCGACACGTGCGACACCATCGACGATGTCTACGATCACGCCGTGCTGGCTGCCGAGAACCTCATCGAATTCGACGCTGCGATCATCTGTACGGTCGAAGGCGGGCGGTTCGAGCCCAGAGCGGTGAACGTCGACCGGCTCGTGCCCGCCGACCCGCTACCCACGGGCGACGGTATCGCCGGCAAGACGCTCGAGGAGGGGCGGACGGTCGTCGTCGACGACCTCGAGACCGAGTCTGCGGCGGTGCCCGCGAGCGAAACCTTTCGGTCGGCGCTCTCGATTCCGCTCGGCCGCGACGGAATCATCCAGTTTCACTCGCGGGAGCGCGCCGCGTTCTCGGCGGTAGACCGCCAGCTCGGTGAGCTGCTCGTAGCGATCGTGACGAACGTCCGCGCCCGGATCACCTACGAGGCGGAGCTGGGACGCCAGCGGGACCGGTTCGCGGCGCTGTTCGAGAACATTCCCGACGCGGCGTTACAGTACCGGATCGAGGACGGAACGCAACTCGTCGACGCCGTCAACTCGTCGTTTATCCGGACCTTCGGGTACGACGCGACCGAGGTCGTGGACGAACCCATCGAGAAGCTGCTCGTCCCCGACGACGAACGCGCCGAACCGGAGCTCACGTACGCGATGGACGCGGGACGACGAACCGACATCGAGGTCGTTCGCGAGACGTCGGCCGGGTCGCGACTGTTCCTCCTGCGGAACGTTCCGGTCGCCACTGGCGACGGGACGACTCGCGGATACCTGATCTACACCGATCTGACCGAGCTGAAAGATCGCGAGCGGGAACTCGAGCGCAAGAACGAGCGGCTCGACCGGTTCGCGAGCATCGTCAGTCACGACCTGCGGAATCCACTGAACGTCGCGAACGGCTACCTGAAGCTCGCGATGGGTCGCCGTCCGTCGGACGAACTCGAGGAGATCGAGCGCGCACACGACCGGATGGATCGGCTCATCGACGACGTCCTCACGCTGGCCCGCGACGGGGAAACCGACGGGTTCGAACAGGTTTCGCTCGAGGCGGCTGCACGGCAGGCGTGGGCGAACGTCTCGACCGAAAGCGCGATCCTCGAGATCGGTCCAGACCGACTGATCGAGGCCGATCGGGGCCGGCTGCTCCAGCTCTTCGAGAACCTCTTTCGGAACTCCGTCGAACACGGTTCGACGAGCCCCGCTTCGCACACTCAGCAGGACGCCGTCGAGCACGGCGGTTCGGACGTGCGCATCCGCGTCGAGTCGCTCCCGAACGGGTTCGCCGTGGCCGACGACGGACCGGGGATTCCGCCCGGCGAGCGCGATGCCGTCTTCGAGTCCGGCTACACGACCGGCAGGGATAACACCGGTCTCGGACTCGTCATCGTCCGCCAGATCAGCGAGGTCCACGGATGGACGGTCGATCTGACGGCGGGAGAAGCGGGCGGCGCTCGGTTCGAGTTCACCGATCGCTCCCCCGATCGAGGGGCGGAACTCGATATCGACGACGGAGCGTCGGAGGTCCGTCGATGA
- a CDS encoding DICT sensory domain-containing protein gives MTLREFLDRFERTRRTITVYAPVPQPDIVEQFEIRTVSVTHTPLPKVARDEGFLVIRDEDGFAASIGIEEVREFLEPPIYRPWDEAFADAEYRILLEILDDTVWYSLERRQLLATSREIENRAWRVGEGTLHVGFQRLSLLRHQLPIYERLAEETDLEIHVYGGADDSSANPDGMTIHVVDGADERGDDDGSDDSGPDGDEIGDFWLLAFDGGGDERQACALLAEERNPDEFAGFWTYDPAVVDEIVTYLERTYW, from the coding sequence ATGACCCTTCGCGAGTTCCTCGATCGGTTCGAGCGAACCCGACGAACGATCACCGTGTACGCACCCGTCCCCCAACCCGATATCGTCGAACAGTTCGAGATTAGGACCGTCTCCGTCACGCACACCCCCCTTCCGAAGGTAGCACGGGACGAGGGTTTTCTCGTCATTCGGGACGAAGACGGGTTCGCCGCCTCGATCGGTATCGAGGAGGTTCGCGAGTTCCTCGAGCCGCCGATCTACCGGCCGTGGGACGAGGCGTTCGCCGACGCGGAGTACCGGATCCTGCTCGAGATCCTCGACGACACGGTGTGGTACTCCCTCGAGCGTCGCCAGCTCCTGGCGACGAGCCGGGAGATCGAGAACCGGGCGTGGCGCGTCGGCGAGGGGACGCTTCACGTCGGCTTCCAGCGACTGTCGCTACTGCGCCACCAGCTCCCGATCTACGAGCGGCTGGCCGAGGAGACGGACCTCGAGATCCACGTTTACGGAGGGGCCGACGACTCGTCCGCGAACCCCGACGGGATGACGATCCACGTCGTCGACGGCGCCGACGAGCGCGGTGACGACGACGGTTCGGACGACTCCGGACCCGACGGCGACGAGATCGGCGATTTCTGGCTGCTCGCGTTCGACGGCGGCGGCGACGAGCGGCAGGCCTGCGCACTGCTCGCCGAAGAGCGGAATCCCGACGAGTTCGCCGGCTTCTGGACCTACGACCCCGCCGTCGTCGACGAAATCGTGACGTACCTCGAGCGGACGTACTGGTAA
- a CDS encoding HalOD1 output domain-containing protein — protein sequence MSSAFHEQPTNSAPDFLEAIVDQVAELEDASPIELEPPLYSAIDTEALDRLFRSVDGRGCVVFEWLGYEITAYQSGQVTVFDPPRDTDRSASEERSE from the coding sequence GTGTCCTCAGCGTTTCACGAGCAACCAACCAACAGCGCTCCCGACTTCCTCGAAGCCATCGTCGACCAGGTGGCCGAACTCGAGGACGCCTCCCCAATCGAACTCGAACCACCCCTCTACAGTGCTATCGACACCGAGGCTCTGGATCGGCTCTTCCGCTCCGTCGACGGTCGGGGCTGCGTGGTGTTCGAGTGGCTCGGTTACGAGATCACAGCGTATCAGAGCGGCCAGGTGACCGTCTTCGATCCACCCCGTGATACGGACCGTTCCGCGTCCGAGGAGAGATCCGAGTAG
- a CDS encoding adenylosuccinate synthase gives MTVTIVGSQLGDEGKGGVVDLYGDAADVVARYQGGDNAGHTVVHDGEKYKLSLVPSGAVRGKVGVLGNGCVVNPETLFEEIDALRDRGLDPDVRVAERAHVILPYHRVLDGIEEDEKADLAAGTTKRGIGPTYEDKAGRRGIRVGDLLDPEVLRERLEYVVPQKRALAEDVFEADVGEAFDVEHLFETYREYGERLAEEDMTVDCGTYLQERIDADDNVMLEGAQGTSIDIDHGIYPYVTSSNPTAGGATVGTGLGPTVVGRGEVIGIVKAYLSRVGTGPLPTELGGVEGQTPEYDSEAGAGADEEDLATYIRDEGGEYGTVTGRPRRVGWLDMPMLRHAARANGFTGLAINHVDVLAGLDEVKVGHSYELDGEEIETMPPTTEKWGDCKATFRSFDGWPEVDWDEVAAEGYEAIPENARTYLEYVADELDASIYAVGVGPGREETVVVENPYE, from the coding sequence ATGACCGTCACAATCGTCGGGTCGCAACTCGGCGACGAAGGCAAAGGTGGCGTCGTCGATCTCTACGGCGATGCCGCCGACGTCGTCGCTCGGTACCAGGGCGGCGACAACGCAGGACATACCGTCGTTCACGACGGCGAGAAGTACAAGCTGTCGCTCGTTCCGTCCGGCGCCGTCCGAGGGAAGGTCGGCGTGCTCGGCAACGGCTGCGTCGTTAATCCCGAGACGCTGTTCGAGGAGATCGATGCGCTTCGCGACCGGGGGCTCGACCCCGACGTGCGCGTGGCCGAGCGCGCACACGTGATCCTCCCGTATCACCGCGTCCTCGACGGTATCGAGGAGGACGAGAAGGCCGACCTCGCCGCCGGCACGACCAAGCGCGGGATCGGCCCGACGTACGAGGACAAGGCCGGCCGCCGCGGCATCCGCGTCGGCGACCTGCTCGACCCCGAGGTCCTCCGCGAGCGCCTCGAGTACGTCGTGCCGCAGAAGCGCGCGCTCGCGGAAGACGTGTTCGAGGCGGACGTCGGCGAGGCGTTCGACGTCGAACACCTCTTCGAGACCTACCGCGAGTACGGCGAGCGCCTGGCGGAAGAGGACATGACCGTCGACTGCGGCACTTACCTCCAGGAGCGGATCGACGCGGACGACAACGTGATGCTCGAGGGCGCGCAGGGAACCTCGATCGACATCGATCACGGCATCTACCCCTACGTCACCTCCTCGAACCCGACCGCCGGCGGCGCGACCGTCGGCACCGGACTCGGCCCGACCGTCGTCGGACGGGGCGAGGTCATCGGCATCGTCAAAGCCTACCTCTCGCGGGTCGGAACGGGGCCGCTCCCGACTGAACTCGGCGGCGTCGAGGGACAGACGCCGGAGTACGATTCCGAGGCGGGTGCGGGCGCGGACGAGGAGGACCTCGCGACGTACATCCGCGACGAGGGCGGCGAGTACGGCACCGTCACCGGTCGTCCCCGGCGGGTCGGCTGGCTCGACATGCCGATGCTGCGCCACGCCGCCCGCGCGAACGGCTTCACCGGGCTCGCGATCAACCACGTCGACGTCCTCGCCGGTCTCGATGAGGTGAAGGTCGGTCACAGCTACGAGCTCGACGGCGAGGAGATCGAGACGATGCCGCCGACGACCGAGAAGTGGGGCGACTGTAAGGCCACCTTCAGGAGCTTCGACGGCTGGCCCGAGGTCGACTGGGACGAGGTCGCCGCCGAGGGGTACGAGGCGATCCCCGAGAACGCCCGAACCTACCTCGAGTACGTCGCCGACGAACTCGACGCGTCGATCTACGCGGTCGGCGTCGGACCCGGTCGCGAGGAAACCGTCGTCGTCGAAAACCCGTACGAGTAG
- a CDS encoding alpha/beta fold hydrolase, with protein sequence MPYVSADGADLYVEGRTEGTPIVFLHGVMAGLRFFRPQLSGLSEPYRPIALDFRGHGRSSKTETGHTVAQYARDVHSVLRQLDLDDVVLVGWSMGASVAWEYVDQFGTDRLRGLVVVDMTAAAFQWEDYEHGSTDLSRLTSVLELAQTDHSSLIESILERIFKDPVSSETRTMAFDEATRVPPPIKSAIVFDYTMRDYREVLPGIDVPTLVCAGADEKWRSVAAVEYVAELLPDAEFEVFEDSGHCPFLEEADRFTRVLEEFVDSTA encoded by the coding sequence ATGCCGTACGTCAGCGCCGATGGAGCAGACCTCTACGTCGAAGGCCGCACCGAAGGAACGCCGATCGTGTTCCTACACGGCGTGATGGCCGGCCTTCGGTTCTTCAGACCGCAACTGTCGGGCCTCTCGGAACCGTACCGGCCGATCGCCCTCGATTTCCGGGGTCACGGCCGATCGTCGAAGACGGAAACGGGGCACACGGTGGCCCAGTACGCTCGAGACGTGCACTCCGTTCTCCGGCAGCTGGACCTCGACGACGTCGTATTGGTCGGGTGGTCGATGGGCGCATCCGTCGCGTGGGAGTACGTCGACCAGTTCGGGACGGATCGATTGCGAGGGCTCGTAGTCGTCGACATGACGGCAGCAGCGTTCCAGTGGGAAGACTACGAACACGGGAGCACCGATCTGTCGCGACTGACGAGCGTCCTCGAGCTCGCTCAGACGGATCACTCGAGTCTCATCGAATCGATCCTCGAACGGATTTTCAAGGACCCCGTCTCGAGCGAGACGCGGACGATGGCGTTCGACGAAGCGACGCGAGTCCCGCCGCCGATCAAAAGCGCGATCGTCTTCGACTACACGATGCGGGATTACCGCGAGGTGTTGCCCGGTATCGACGTTCCGACGCTGGTCTGTGCCGGTGCCGACGAAAAGTGGCGGAGCGTCGCAGCCGTCGAATACGTCGCCGAGCTGTTACCGGACGCCGAATTCGAGGTGTTCGAGGACAGCGGCCACTGTCCGTTCCTCGAGGAGGCCGACCGCTTCACTCGCGTCCTCGAGGAGTTCGTCGACTCCACCGCGTGA